A genomic stretch from Pomacea canaliculata isolate SZHN2017 linkage group LG2, ASM307304v1, whole genome shotgun sequence includes:
- the LOC112557780 gene encoding glycine, glutamate and proline-rich protein-like: MFLALSVLVVAVSSALAATDCNGNISNLSPTGKRIGGVPASQAAVRARISELNSMKSCYDEVANRYCLPASVIGALASRESNGGASLTSAGYGDNGNAWGILQCDLRYSGLPCKQCGPRTCCHIDMMIGRLLVPNIRQVSSKFPSWTREMKLQGAVAAYNFGVSNVQSWSGLDVGSTGNDYSNDVMARAQYLKSLGWS, translated from the exons ATGTTCCTCGCACTGAGTGTTTTGGTCGTCgccgtgtcgtctgctttgg CGGCCACTGACTGCAATGGAAACATCAGTAATCTTAGTCCTACCGGCAAACGTATCGGTG GTGTGCCAGCTTCTCAGGCAGCCGTGCGCGCCAGAATCAGTGAACTGAACTCCATGAAATCCTGTTATGACGAAGTGGCAAACAGATATT GCCTTCCGGCCAGTGTCATCGGAGCTCTCGCCAGTCGGGAGTCCAATGGCGGCGCCTCTCTCACTTCAGCTGGGTATGGCGACAATGGAAACGCTTGGGGAATCCTCCAG TGTGACCTCAGATACTCAGGACTTCCCTGCAAGCAGTGCGGACCTCGAACTTGCTGTCACATCGACATGATGATCGGCCGCCTTCTGGTCCCAAACATCAGACAGGTCTCCAGCAAGTTCCCATCATGGACCCGGGAAATGAAACTGCAGG GTGCCGTGGCTGCCTATAACTTCGGGGTCAGCAACGTTCAGAGCTGGAGTGGCTTGGATGTTGGCAGCACTGGAAACGATTACAGCAATGATGTCATGGCCAGAGCCCAGTACCTGAAGTCTTTAGGCTGGTCTTAA
- the LOC112557781 gene encoding glycine, glutamate and proline-rich protein-like isoform X2, translated as MLLTLSVLVVTLSSALAATNCYGDIRNLRPTGVSASQAAVNARIKELESLRSCYDQAADKYCIQASVIGALASRESDGGASLTPDGYGDSRKAWGVLQCDLSKSKLPCLDCGPRTCCHIDMMVGKVLIPFIKEVSTKFRGWSAEQKIQGGVAAYNFGVTNVRSWEGLDKGTTGNDYSNDVMARAQRLQALGWS; from the exons ATGCTCCTCACACTGAGTGTCCTCGTCGTCACCCTGTCTTCTGCTCTGG CGGCGACAAACTGCTATGGAGACATCAGGAACCTGCGGCCCACTG GTGTGTCAGCATCCCAGGCAGCGGTAAACGCCAGAATTAAAGAACTAGAATCTCTGCGATCGTGTTACGACCAAGCGGCAGACAAATATT GTATCCAGGCCAGTGTCATCGGAGCTCTCGCCAGCCGGGAGTCTGATGGCGGCGCCTCTCTGACTCCTGATGGGTATGGCGACAGTAGAAAAGCTTGGGGAGTCCTGCAG TGTGACCTCAGTAAATCAAAACTTCCCTGCTTGGACTGCGGACCTCGAACTTGTTGCCACATCGACATGATGGTTGGCAAGGTTCTGATTCCATTCATCAAAGAGGTCTCCACCAAGTTCCGGGGATGGAGCGCTGAACAGAAGATTCAGG GTGGTGTGGCTGCCTACAACTTCGGTGTGACCAATGTTCGAAGCTGGGAGGGTCTGGACAAGGGCACCACTGGAAACGACTACAGCAATGATGTCATGGCTCGTGCACAGCGCCTGCAGGCATTGGGGTGGTCATAA
- the LOC112557781 gene encoding glycine, glutamate and proline-rich protein-like isoform X1: MLLTLSVLVVTLSSALAATNCYGDIRNLRPTGKSNGGVSASQAAVNARIKELESLRSCYDQAADKYCIQASVIGALASRESDGGASLTPDGYGDSRKAWGVLQCDLSKSKLPCLDCGPRTCCHIDMMVGKVLIPFIKEVSTKFRGWSAEQKIQGGVAAYNFGVTNVRSWEGLDKGTTGNDYSNDVMARAQRLQALGWS, from the exons ATGCTCCTCACACTGAGTGTCCTCGTCGTCACCCTGTCTTCTGCTCTGG CGGCGACAAACTGCTATGGAGACATCAGGAACCTGCGGCCCACTGGCAAGAGTAACGGAG GTGTGTCAGCATCCCAGGCAGCGGTAAACGCCAGAATTAAAGAACTAGAATCTCTGCGATCGTGTTACGACCAAGCGGCAGACAAATATT GTATCCAGGCCAGTGTCATCGGAGCTCTCGCCAGCCGGGAGTCTGATGGCGGCGCCTCTCTGACTCCTGATGGGTATGGCGACAGTAGAAAAGCTTGGGGAGTCCTGCAG TGTGACCTCAGTAAATCAAAACTTCCCTGCTTGGACTGCGGACCTCGAACTTGTTGCCACATCGACATGATGGTTGGCAAGGTTCTGATTCCATTCATCAAAGAGGTCTCCACCAAGTTCCGGGGATGGAGCGCTGAACAGAAGATTCAGG GTGGTGTGGCTGCCTACAACTTCGGTGTGACCAATGTTCGAAGCTGGGAGGGTCTGGACAAGGGCACCACTGGAAACGACTACAGCAATGATGTCATGGCTCGTGCACAGCGCCTGCAGGCATTGGGGTGGTCATAA